The Deltaproteobacteria bacterium genome has a window encoding:
- a CDS encoding tripartite tricarboxylate transporter TctB family protein: MRTRFTYDQLIGVILFVFSLALYFIIIPYEVEQISERTSTGLNPAFMPELTAFVLAFLSLLLIVKKREALQERVRLFPLRVIITILLFIAYMVLTPLIGYLPATFLILPIYLLSFGMRRWKTVVVLSIIFPFILYLFFAKVMLVMLPRGVLFN; the protein is encoded by the coding sequence ATGAGGACACGGTTCACCTATGATCAACTGATTGGTGTTATTTTATTCGTCTTCAGTCTTGCCCTGTATTTTATAATCATTCCCTATGAGGTGGAACAGATCAGTGAACGTACCAGTACTGGCCTGAATCCGGCCTTTATGCCCGAGCTTACTGCCTTTGTTCTAGCATTTCTCAGTTTGCTCCTCATCGTGAAGAAAAGAGAGGCATTACAGGAGCGAGTGAGGCTTTTTCCACTTCGTGTTATTATCACCATATTGTTGTTTATCGCCTATATGGTTCTCACTCCGTTGATAGGATATCTACCTGCAACATTCCTAATTTTGCCAATATACCTGTTGTCTTTTGGCATGAGAAGGTGGAAGACCGTTGTCGTGTTGTCAATCATTTTCCCTTTTATTCTGTATTTGTTTTTTGCGAAGGTCATGCTTGTCATGTTACCCAGAGGGG